Below is a genomic region from Argopecten irradians isolate NY chromosome 14, Ai_NY, whole genome shotgun sequence.
caaacaaactgttgccctCGGCCATCggcctcgggcaacagtttgttTTTGGGTCCTATAAATCGCCTGTTGCCCTCACCCctagtcaacaactgtatattgtTATCCAATTGATTATCTGACGTTTGCATAATTGCCTCTTCTATTTCTATCCACAAAATGATATTAAAGCTCCAgaacatgaaataaaatacacacgaatatttaagttatacagtatattaaatAGGAGCTGTCTCTAGTAGTTACTCACAGTTGTAGCTAAACTAATCAAAAAGTATTCTATACCGTACTTGGGATATATTGGATGTGGTCATATTTTAATAACGTCACAATTTGATTCACCAAAATTTGGTCACACAAttatttgcatatatgtaaCGATCAGAACAGCTACATGTCATTTGTTAGGTATGTGGGTACGTGCTCTCGGGTACAGTACTCGACCATGTTAAAACATAGGTATTTAAGGTATGTGGAGTCAACCGGAAAAAGTTGCCGGTGCGAGGTTTTAATTAGTgcaaacatgtatattaatcaGATGTGTGACTCTTAATCACTTCTAAGAAGGGTTTTCTTTGTATCGATAAGATTTGAACCCTTATCAAGCCAGATTCACATTGTTacgggatatatatatatatataaacaaagtaaatcattagatttttttttctttcgatCAAATCaagttatgcgtcaaaatttgTATGTCATATGGAAACGCCATATTTAAACCATCAAAATTTAGCCACcatattttgatgtaaaaaCACCAAATTTCCCGACGCAAAAATATCCTTATTTCCGGTATTGGAGACTGGTAAATTGCAAACTTACCCGATACGTTCCCGGAAAAGCCATTCACACGcagtttgtaattttgagaTTCATCAGCAACCTGGAAATTGGAGTACTCTGCAAACGCCCATTCCCCAGTCAAAGCTACAACTTCCACACGTAGGATCTTAGACACGTTTGTTAGGATGTGAAGGTTACCGTTACCTGTAAAAGAGAAGACAACCTTTGAAAGACAAACAATAGCGCAAGAGAATATGTAAACCGTAATTACATAACGTTATAACAAGATTATTCTATCCAATATACACGTTTAGAtttagaaagaaagaaaaatccCTGTATGTTCCCTAAGCCTGGTTTTTATTAAGGCAGAGGCATACATATTATGAAAGTATGATACTTAAGTCATTCTTACACCGGCTCATTTCTAGAATTTGGCGGAACATTCCCCGTTGTTCCATTCACTGGCGGAGACACACTCATAGTCTCTAAGTGAaatagtttctgcttctgctcaGCGGAGAGCATTAAGAATCTGAAACAACTGTGGTGCGTCCGTtctcagtataatgtgaccggatgtgtatttgttatatgtGTCCCTGGCGGCTAGTTCCACTGTTATAGCATATTGCTGACTTCACCCACGCACCACACTTTATACACGGAGGTCCGTTTTGAAATGATTCTGGTTTTAAATAGGACGGAAATTTAagaaatttgataaattaaccATATAACCAGAACTATGATTGGGGATCTATGCATGatttgacaattttttcttTATGAAATAGCCGGAGTTCAGTTTAGTATTACAAATGCAAAATTTGCTTATAAAACCTAACATTATtcttgtatatttgttttaatgttgataaGAAAGCAGTTAAAAACTATAAATgagctacaaaatacaattattgCCTGTTACCGAGCCAGAGGTCTCCTTCGAGATCACCAAATCCATTTTTGTAGTCACTCCATGGACGATAAAAATCGACATCTCCCTTTGTTCGTCTTTGGATTACCTAATTGAAGAATTAGTGTATACTAATTACTAACAAGAAAACAGGCTCTCGTAAGAAAACCTCCAATTCCAACCACGGCCATTTGAAGATCAAAAAAATACTCTGACAAAATGTCTTGGTAATGATATATCATAGCAAAAAATATGACTTTGGCAACTAGGTCAGATGATGCCATACGGCACCCCACTTCATTTTAAGCGATCAAAAAGCACATGAATTCCTCATAACATGTTACAAACTTGTATCCAATCcctgttgtcaataatttaagacaataaaaatatgtttaaaatcaaaatgttacaaACTATGTGCGACAGTATTACGGAAATGTTTATCTGAAATTGAACGTATCACAAATTGCCAACATTTTTGGACTTCAAGACTGGCAACTAGCTAGGTCACGGTACCGATGACGCCCCACCATGCTTCACTCTTCTCGACCaaaaacacgtttttttttaccaaagaACACATTACAAATTACTGTATACACAACCGGAAATGGTTATCTTTCATGTAACGTATCAGTCATTGGCAACAGTAATATACAACTGGATAAATCCGAGAAAACATCGTCAAATTCTGTCAATTCTGTGGTCGCGGGGTTCATTTCAGCATTAATACCATGATACGACGCtaaaatataatgtacatgtaggtccGGTGTAGACAAATTCTAACgaaaactttaaatatttactgctaagatataattattttactatgagatagtccaggggtgtagagatcgtatgtgaccCCTTGAGTGTCGAGGATGGAGGAGTTCGAGATAGCCCTATTCTTCCTGTTACATAGATATCcatttatcatacatgtattcattttCAAACGTCAGCAAACTATCACTAAAAAGGTATACAGAACCACGTGATAAGTATAGAAAAACACACATCAGAAAgcacataaaaaataaaacatatacatgtacaaatgtcaTATTGCATTGACTGTAGTCTCAAATTTAATCTTCAATGACAATATAGCGCTGATATAAGTTTTAGTAGAATAGGGTTTTATGTTTAATCATACTCACAGTCCAAGGTCCATCTTCAGTATCCATATCACAGTATACAATAGGGCCGTCTTTTCCTATTTTGTATACACCAGATCTATATCCAATCAGGTCATTACAACTGTTGATAAATACTGAAATAATGAAATCGAAAGAACAACAAACATAACAATGCACTTAATATATctattgatataattataaacatataGTCACATTCGCCTGTCGTATCTATAAACTAACCAATGCATTGTGACGTTTATGggggtataactgacacccaaaacgtgaccataatgacgtcactaatgttgccATGGTAATGTCAACGGATCATCTTACTAAAATGACAGTTCCATCTTTTGGATATAACCGAATATGGAATCTCAGCCATTCcagaaaaatgcattttttttcaaatattttagcaACTGTCGCTTGCGGATTTCACAATTACTGTATGTGGTCAGTTGTATGTAATTTTTTGTTCCAAATGTAAGACGACGGTCTTAGGCtacatgaaaaaataggaaTGAGGTTATTTCCACCCATCTCTTGTCTCTGTTGCTTAGAATAAGTTTGAAAATCGCCTTTTTCGATGTCGCTTTGCTTATAAGAAATTTAATAGCtagaacattttaatattatctttgctaaaatattgaattttggtgGTGGCAAGACGTTTACATATGTATAGAATCTGATACTTTTCGTTTAAAAAGGATCGTCAGATACACTttttttcattgcatatttcaaaatgtcgCTGAACTCCACATAACATCCGTAACAGAATTAAGGATAacagaatataaaatataaccgCAAAAATATTATGGTTATATGTACTTTTCTCTTTAACTAGTAGGTAAATGATATGACCCAGTCCCAAATTTAGAGTCAGAAtgactatttcaaaaatatttgtctAAATCGTCTTTAATGTTGAGTGTCGTATTTAAGACGCTAACCTCGGTAACATgggtttttgttataaaaatcaAAACGAGTATATATCAGTTGCTCGCATTTTCGAATCATGTTATGGTAAAGGAacaaaatcataacaaaaacatgactCTTGATCAGAATTATCTTGAATGattctttaaaattaaaaagagtCTGTAATTAGAgcatttataataaaaatatgtgatttatgtaagattgtatttttattgaataatacGACGAGTATGTTAAAGTTACACCAGCTATCTCTATACAATATAACGTAGTTTGATCATTTTAGTTATTATGTAGGTTATTTATGAATAGTGTTACGGATGTTAGAAACATTGAAATTGCAGGAAAATAGCTTGAATGAGTTTTCATCAGAAATTCTTTCTATAAACATTTTCTGGCAAGGGTTTGGAGTGTATATGTTCGTCTATTGACCATTAATTTCACATTTCCAACGTTTTAAACAAAGAAACTCATTGTTCTTTGTAAATAGGATCACACGCCGTTCAATTCAATGTTCCCATCGATCTTTCTATAACTAGAATGATATGCCAGACCATCTCTTCGTTTGTCCAAATACTCTAATtccaaatatgaataaatcccgCGACAATGATGTTATTTCTCTAAATTTTGAATATGGAATTTGTGATTTATAAAACGAATTCTGACTTCCGTAACAAAGCATAACCTGGTTTGTATGATGCATCAATTCCaaacaaaatcatcaaatcTTTTGAAAGTTTGTATATTCTTTCTAGATATAGTCGAGgctaacataaaatatttataactgtAACAGTAGTTAATTATGTATAGTATTAGAGTtactataatgatatacaaaatattgataaacatattttcatGATATCCAGTTCAATTTTATATCTTAAACAATTGAACAAAAATAGATCTCTTACAGGCAATGAAATGCGCAACAAATCAGGGTTTCGCTAATGCCGGTGTGAAGTGTACAATTCTGGTATATCATGTATCTGTTATTATTACATTTGGTTTGATAAtagagtaaaaaaaatatctagtaGATACCCATAGATATCatcaattttcattaaaaatttcTATTTGATTCGcggaacaaacaaaaaaaaacttaatgCACGTAACGCACATTATTATTACAATGCATATAAATGTGAAAAATCTTGATTAATTCGGTGTTTTGGTGAAGATGTgcttttgaatttatttaagCCTTAATTTGTCAAATGATGACATCGTGAAGAAAATTTTTGAAAGCTTACCTTTGTTAAAGTACGAAGTCGATTGAGAAATTTCAGCATGTGTTGACACGTCAAAATAACGAGAGTAAATCTCGCATTTTGAGTCATCTGCCGTGTACGAAAATGCAAGGCATGATTCATTTTTGCAATACTTGGCACATATTCCATGATTTGAAATACCAGAAAATGAATTGAGTTTGTATAAACTTTGATTCGCAGGGGATACACGAAGTACTCTTTTGCTAAGATGCGGAGATCCAACCGTGGTAGAAGACTCTACTGTCGAAAAGACCAACGCTAAAATGCTTAGTTTCATTTCCATTCTTTTTACCGTAACTCACTGACTTATGGATATTTTG
It encodes:
- the LOC138307943 gene encoding angiopoietin-related protein 7-like, with the protein product MEMKLSILALVFSTVESSTTVGSPHLSKRVLRVSPANQSLYKLNSFSGISNHGICAKYCKNESCLAFSYTADDSKCEIYSRYFDVSTHAEISQSTSYFNKVFINSCNDLIGYRSGVYKIGKDGPIVYCDMDTEDGPWTVIQRRTKGDVDFYRPWSDYKNGFGDLEGDLWLGNGNLHILTNVSKILRVEVVALTGEWAFAEYSNFQVADESQNYKLRVNGFSGNVSDDAMADSNDRQFSTLDRDNDNSTRHCSQVVQSGWWHNDCVRAQLNGLFRKSVVDNQVMRWSFFPNPHVSEQPLKQTKMMIR